The following coding sequences are from one Capsicum annuum cultivar UCD-10X-F1 chromosome 3, UCD10Xv1.1, whole genome shotgun sequence window:
- the LOC107863213 gene encoding uncharacterized protein LOC107863213 gives MKLFGATTIRRKIILEGGLIVVVDGGGGAAAIGANDAPLTIFQTKSYYDYDHTSCTNFSPDFATSSECSACKCQNCKAKHDGVINAINALTASVKEMASKRGAIPSKRSSYPYTPLKIKAAKRRRRVTFKALLSIEKSKIATPLSLS, from the coding sequence atgaaattgtttggagcaacaaccatcagaagaaaaataattttggagggtgggcttattgttgttgttgatggtggtggtggtgctgctgctattggggctaatgatgctcctcttactatttttcaaacaaaaagctattatgattatgatcatactagttgtacaaatttttctccagattttgccacatctagcgaatgttctgcatgcaaatgtcaaaactgcaaggcgaaacatgatggagtgattaatgctattaatgcactaactgcttctgtaaaggaaatggcATCTAAGAGAGGTgccattccatcaaagaggagtTCATATCCTTACACTCCACTaaagatcaaggcggctaagagaagaaggagagTTACTTTCAAGGCATTATtaagcatcgaaaaaagcaaaattgcaacgcctctgtctttgtcttga